The following proteins are encoded in a genomic region of Debaryomyces hansenii CBS767 chromosome G complete sequence:
- a CDS encoding DEHA2G19580p (similar to uniprot|Q9US37 Schizosaccharomyces pombe SPAC1039.04), producing the protein MSDKVKRPSEVEIQPKTSNSSNESLGLDHITSANGDIIPVNNHYIDHALERRVCRKLDFRILPLAAVMYLFNALDKGNISNSKTDGIDIDLGITGDRWNLMLSIFYIPFVLFAFPISLIIKKYNPARVIPVLMFTFGSVTLLAVSVFDFGSLMAARWFLGMAESAFFPGIIYYLTRFYRRGELARRLSIFYAAANIANAFSGLLSYGVFQINSPHLHGWQILFLIEGSCTVCIAVIAYIYLPRSVEAAKFFTEEERACAIHRIMTDSSAEIEEKLSLSDAIKVFKHPVAVAWMFVEICIGVPINSINNWFPQIIGALGKSTVETNLFTVAPNIWGAISLIIIAFSSDFLRIRSLFICIAVLSTLIGFAVFGAIDIENNISAAYFSCFLMTTGTSAASVLTSTWYNNNTPNENRRIVISSVGVPLANAAGLISTNIFRPKDAPKYVPALGITAGFGGLAIIIVSSIVLFMMYDNRRRNKSQGVNLTFRDVPTSELREGPANPSYRWMY; encoded by the coding sequence ATGAGTGATAAAGTTAAACGCCCATCCGAAGTTGAAATTCAACCCAAAACATCTAATTCAAGCAATGAATCTTTAGGATTAGACCATATCACTTCAGCAAATGGAGATATTATTCCAGTGAATAATCATTACATCGATCATGCGCTTGAGAGGAGAGTTTGCCGCAAGTTAGATTTTAGAATTTTACCACTAGCTGCAGTGATGTATCTTTTCAATGCATTAGATAAGGGTAATATTAGCAACTCTAAGACAGATGGAATTGATATAGACTTAGGAATAACAGGTGATAGATGGAATTTGATGCTATCGATTTTTTATATAccatttgtattatttgcatttcCTATATCGTTGATaattaagaaatacaaTCCAGCTAGGGTTATTCCTGTATTGATGTTTACATTTGGATCAGTTACTTTATTGGCAGTATCTGTATTTGATTTCGGATCATTAATGGCCGCAAGATGGTTTTTGGGAATGGCAGAACTGGCATTTTTCCCAGGTATTATTTACTACCTAACCAGGTTCTACCGTCGTGGTGAATTAGCTAGaagattatcaattttctaTGCAGCAGCAAATATTGCCAATGCATTTTCTGGTTTACTTTCATACGGtgtttttcaaatcaatagCCCTCACTTGCATGGCTGGCAGATATTGTTTTTGATCGAAGGTAGCTGTACGGTATGCATTGCAGTAATcgcatatatatatttaccAAGGTCAGTGGAAGCTGCAAAGTTTTTcactgaagaagaaagagcTTGTGCTATTCACCGTATTATGACAGATTCTTCTGCTGAGATAGAAGAAAAGCTTTCATTAAGCGATGCGATAAAGGTCTTCAAACACCCAGTAGCTGTTGCATGGATGTTTGTAGAAATATGTATCGGGGTTCCaatcaattcaatcaaTAACTGGTTTCCCCAAATTATTGGGGCCTTAGGCAAGTCCACGGTCGAAACTAACTTGTTCACAGTAGCACCAAATATATGGGGTGCTATATCTTTGATCATTATTGCATTTTCGTCCGATTTCTTAAGAATCAGATCACTCTTCATTTGTATTGCAGTGTTGTCTACGTTAATTGGTTTTGCAGTTTTCGGTGCAATAGACATCGAAAATAACATACTGGCTGCATATTTTTCGTGCTTCTTGATGACTACTGGTACCTCGGCCGCTTCGGTTCTTACATCGACGTGGTACAATAATAACACTCCTAACGAAAATCGTCGTATAGTCATTAGTTCCGTGGGTGTTCCTTTAGCAAACGCCGCAGGTTTAATTTCCACCAACATTTTCAGACCAAAGGATGCCCCAAAATATGTACCAGCTCTAGGTATCACTGCTGGATTCGGCGGCTTAGCAATTATAATAGTTTCTTCGATCGTATTATTCATGATGTATGATAATCGCAGGAGAAACAAATCGCAAGGTGTCAATTTGACTTTCAGAGATGTGCCCACTTCCGAGCTTCGTGAAGGCCCTGCCAACCCAAGCTACAGATGGATGTACTAG
- a CDS encoding DEHA2G19536p (weakly similar to uniprot|Q12139 Saccharomyces cerevisiae YPR022C) has product MNGTEIEGKKRRRVYGKFRCDVCDKQFIRADHLVRHKRNHDPQYLKYVCNWPGCGQKFFRNDVKEKHYKRHQTRLEKGVNYDSPDEKNQRQNLSYANTDTSTTHEMSKTQANEYLETASDTHVNQELDELRPPVAQNLQNHLHQIQPAIQDSVQEQTNEIEDAIPDMAGKTLSPSDLIEWLFHDETIPDSLSGANHNASAFPNRHATDITSTFSPMTLLENIFAVSPNFPHSNTRKTIDENVRHRLIEIISSLDLNPDFNLIQIERFLEIYWLIYHPQYPILHRPSFTNFECHPLLLLAMIMLGASLTSCTGYQEAVLFHNPEKLANEIAEPLRWLIFSNPDCKPPAKVWVVQSLLLLETFEITSSSRALHERAYLHHGAKIQILRRSPILGGDPLKDDNEEGAYILKDELWKKWIEIESMKRATLMAFYLDTVHATVYGHIIILYAHQIKLSLPCEDELWEFENSKSTTETLPPVKTPKFLGALKSLLHKRKVHTSAFGKKILLAGLLTIMFQMQQKDLQLSFLEWDSIKDSWNETISLAIDVWRIDICSKGNCCDTETSLYFPKEDQKLLPPMLRVDDTRCKFSLYHIAQIYMRITHYDYIIYAGAPSRMNVVAGTSEYRVVSHRVKEWSTSINGRISVIHAYMLLCEMLLSPDNEDIIYTYAPNTDPFLHRKNIIASAALVVFAYNFSLEGPESLIFQERSITDDYYPEKEDGYSYLKRIRRCLSQTIGGQFHTAKHSNSTVYHNSIKLHAESLQRIENKNHIVGLMKIFYKGYKNCNWEIGCEYSRLLKNCIERSLGRRKITCDGMYSNT; this is encoded by the coding sequence ATGAATGGAACCGAAATCGAgggaaagaaaagaagaagggTGTATGGTAAATTTAGATGTGATGTCTGTgataaacaatttattagGGCAGATCACCTTGTAAGGCATAAACGGAACCATGATCCCCAGTATTTAAAGTATGTGTGCAATTGGCCAGGTTGTGGGCAAAAATTCTTTCGGAACGATGTCAAGGAGAAGCATTACAAAAGACACCAGACACGATTAGAAAAAGGAGTAAATTACGATAGCCCTGATGAGAAGAATCAACGTCAAAACTTATCATACGCAAATACTGATACGAGTACCACGCATGAAATGTCGAAGACTCAAGCAAATGAATACCTAGAAACGGCAAGTGACACACACGTAAACCAAGAATTAGACGAATTACGGCCGCCAGTAGCCCAAAATCTCCAAAATCACCTccatcaaattcaaccTGCTATCCAAGACCTGGTTCAAGAACAAACTAATGAAATCGAAGACGCGATACCAGATATGGCTGGCAAGACTTTGTCACCATCAGATCTAATTGAATGGCTCTTCCACGATGAGACAATTCCAGATTCATTATCTGGGGCGAATCATAACGCAAGTGCATTTCCGAATAGACATGCCACTGATATAACAAGTACCTTTTCACCAATGACTTTGTTGGAGAATATTTTTGCCGTTTCACCCAATTTTCCTCATTCCAATACAAGGAAAAccattgatgaaaatgttAGACATCGGTtgattgaaataatttcttcgttGGATTTAAATCctgatttcaatttaattcaaatcGAAAGATTTTTGGAGATATACTGGTTAATTTACCACCCACAATACCCTATTTTACATAGGCCGTCCTTTACTAATTTTGAATGCcatccattattattacttgCAATGATAATGTTAGGCGCTAGCTTAACTAGTTGCACAGGCTATCAGGAGGCTGTATTATTTCATAATCCAGAGAAATTGGCCAATGAGATTGCTGAACCTTTGAGATggttaattttttcaaatcctGATTGCAAACCTCCTGCGAAAGTTTGGGTGGTACAGAGCTTATTATTACTAGAGACTTTTGAAATTACCAGTAGTAGTAGGGCGTTACATGAGAGAGCTTATTTACACCATGGTgcaaaaatacaaatattaaGAAGATCTCCAATTTTAGGTGGGGACCCTTTAaaagatgataatgaagaagggGCATATATTCTAAAAGATGAGTTGTGGAAAAAATGGATTGAAATCGAATCAATGAAAAGGGCTACGCTAATGGCATTTTATTTGGATACCGTCCATGCAACAGTTTATGgtcatattattatattgtatGCTCATCAAATTAAACTATCCTTACCCTGCGAGGACGAATTATGggaatttgaaaactcAAAACTGACAACTGAAACGTTACCGCCTGTTAAAACTCCAAAATTCTTGGGTGCTTTGAAAAGTTTACTCCATAAACGTAAAGTGCATACTAGTGCTTTCggaaaaaaaatattattagctGGACTATTAACTATTATGTTCCAAATGCAGCAGAAAGATTTGcaattatcatttttgGAATGGGACTCAATAAAGGATTCATGGAATGAAACTATTTCTTTGGCAATAGATGTTTGGAgaattgatatttgttCGAAAGGAAACTGCTGTGATACAGAAACATCGCTTTACTTTCCTAAAGAGGATCAGAAACTTTTGCCTCCAATGCTAAGAGTAGATGATACAAGATGTAAATTTAGCTTGTACCATATTGCTCAAATTTATATGCGCATTACTCATTatgattatattatatatgctGGGGCACCTAGTAGAATGAATGTGGTTGCAGGAACTTCCGAATATAGAGTGGTTTCACATAGAGTAAAAGAATGGTCAACCAGTATTAATGGCAGAATAAGTGTGATACATGCGTATATGCTTCTATGCGAGATGTTGTTATCCcctgataatgaagatattatATACACGTATGCACCAAATACTGATCCATTTTTGCATAGAAAGAATATTATTGCAAGTGCTGCCTTGGTAGTTTTTGCTTATAACTTTTCACTCGAAGGGCCAGAGTCTTTAATATTCCAAGAAAGAAGCATAACTGACGACTACTATCCAGAAAAGGAAGATGGctattcatatttgaagaGAATAAGGCGGTGTCTATCACAAACTATTGGAGGTCAATTCCATACAGCTAAGCATTCAAATAGCACTGTTTACCACAACTCTATAAAGTTACATGCAGAATCTCTACAAAGAATAGAGAATAAAAATCACATAGTTGGGCTAATGAAAATCTTTTACAAAGGTTACAAAAATTGTAATTGGGAAATTGGCTGCGAATACTCCAGATTACTCAAAAATTGTATTGAAAGGAGTTTAGgtagaagaaaaattaccTGCGATGGCATGTATTCAAACACTTAA
- a CDS encoding DEHA2G19558p (weakly similar to uniprot|P40185 Saccharomyces cerevisiae YIL051C MMF1 Mitochondrial protein involved in maintenance of the mitochondrial genome), producing MPAEKLEWSAIDGKEHPVLGPAWKSNGHVFTSGIVGQNYANGRIPESLEEQTELAIANVKKVLEASGSSLDKVFKVLMFISHSDYSATVNKIYGKHFPQKPARSCVVVAFMDAAIKVELEVVASTD from the coding sequence ATGCcagctgaaaaattagaatgGTCTGCTATTGACGGCAAAGAACACCCGGTTTTGGGTCCTGCTTGGAAAAGCAATGGACATGTCTTTACTTCAGGAATTGTGGGGCAGAACTATGCTAATGGTCGTATTCCTGAATCGCTCGAGGAACAAACAGAACTAGCCATAGCAAATGTCAAGAAGGTTTTAGAAGCCTCTGGTTCTTCATTAGATAAAGTTTTCAAGGTGTTGATGTTCATCTCTCATTCCGATTATTCTGCCACCGTCAATAAGATCTATGGAAAACACTTTCCGCAAAAGCCAGCAAGAAGTTGCGTTGTTGTTGCATTTATGGATGCCGCTATCAAAGTTGAGTTAGAAGTAGTTGCCTCGACTGATTAA
- a CDS encoding DEHA2G19668p (similar to uniprot|P47140 Saccharomyces cerevisiae YJR100C), whose translation MIIRNTGISVIKHGLKLNSIRGISNSGAGQLARYNKTRRTQEISAEEVRKFQEQQRNQANKDDFYYETKPSSDFQQYRDEPSANHTVFSVPPNKNGLITPEDGIYEILKEPTLVIERQVEMMNVFLGFEQANKYKIMNSLGEQVGFMEEKDIGFMKMLGRQFFRLHRPFDIDVFNNYGDLLLTIKRPFSFINSHIKCYLPGYDDHGDLMFENLGESCQNWHLWRRKYNLFKLEDEVTDEYEQFGAIDAPFLSFDFPVKNDQGDVIASVDRNWVGLGREMFTDSGVYIIRMDPASFSGMGNIYPSVAGPLTLDQRAILLGNAVSIDFDYFSRHSTGPGGGFLAFSDID comes from the coding sequence atgataataaggAATACAGGGATATCAGTAATAAAGCATGGATTGAAGTTGAATTCCATTCGGGGAATTTCGAATTCGGGAGCTGGGCAATTGGCTCGTTACAATAAGACTCGTAGAACTCAAGAAATATCAGCCGAAGAGGTTCGGAAATTTCAAGAGCAGCAACGAAACCAGGCGAATAAAGATGACTTTTATTACGAAACCAAACCATCAAGCGACTTCCAACAATATCGTGACGAGCCATCAGCAAACCATACAGTGTTTTCTGTTCCACCGAATAAGAATGGATTGATTACTCCTGAAGATGGaatttatgaaatattgaaggaGCCAACATTAGTCATTGAGAGACAGGTCGAAATGATGAATGTCTTTTTGGGCTTCGAGCAGGCGAATAAATATAAGATTATGAATTCCTTGGGTGAACAAGTAGGGTTTatggaagaaaaagataTAGGATTCATGAAAATGTTGGGGAGACAGTTTTTCAGATTGCATAGAccatttgatattgatgtatttaataattacggagatttattattgacgATTAAAAGGCCGTTTTCGTTTATAAATTCTCATATAAAATGTTACTTACCTGGTTACGATGACCATGGCGATTTGATGTTTGAGAATTTAGGAGAATCATGTCAAAACTGGCACTTATGGAGACGGAAATATaacttattcaaattagaGGACGAGGTAACTGATGAATACGAACAATTTGGTGCAATAGATGCCCCATTTTTATCGTTTGATTTTCCAGTCAAAAACGACCAAGGAGACGTCATTGCTTCGGTGGATAGAAATTGGGTGGGCTTAGGAAGAGAAATGTTTACCGATTCAGgtgtatatataattagaATGGACCCTGCTAGTTTTTCTGGAATGGGAAACATTTACCCATCGGTAGCTGGACCATTAACATTAGATCAAAGGGCGATATTATTGGGTAACGCTGTTAGTATCGATTTTGACTACTTTTCAAGACACAGTACTGGACCAGGTGGCGGATTCCTTGCATTCAGTGATATTGATTAA
- a CDS encoding DEHA2G19646p (similar to uniprot|P33303 Saccharomyces cerevisiae YJR095W SFC1 Mitochondrial succinate-fumarate transporter): MSTTKPQKQTKGKGVTDLIAGGTAGLFEALCCHPLDTIKVRMQLYRKSGQKPPGFIKTGINIVQKETFMSLYKGLGAVVIGIVPKMALRFSSYEFYRSLLYRPDGSISTGNTFLAGVGAGITEAVMVVNPMEVVKIRLQAQHHSMADPLDVPKYRNAPHAAYLIVKEEGFSTLYRGVSLTAARQATNQGVNFTVYSKIKEYLQGYHNTEVLPAWETSCIGLISGALGPLSNAPLDTIKTRLQKTTYASNESGLVRIVKIANQLIKEEGIHALYKGITPRIMRVAPGQAVTFTVYEYMKRVLAGETQIPVPGVSSKKID; this comes from the coding sequence ATGTCGACCACTAAACCTCAAAAACAAACTAAAGGAAAGGGTGTTACTGATTTAATTGCTGGTGGTACAGCTGGTTTGTTCGAAGCCTTATGTTGTCATCCATTAGATACCATTAAGGTTAGAATGCAATTATACAGAAAGTCGGGTCAAAAACCTCCAGGTTTCATTAAAACTGGTATCAATATTGTCCAAAAGGAAACATTTATGTCGTTGTACAAAGGTTTAGGGGCAGTTGTTATTGGTATCGTCCCAAAGATGGCATTGAGATTCTCCTCATATGAATTTTATAGATCGTTATTATACAGACCAGATGGGTCCATTTCTACTGGTAACACATTCCTTGCTGGTGTTGGTGCAGGTATCACCGAAGCCGTTATGGTTGTCAACCCTATGGAAGTCGTGAAGATTAGATTACAAGCCCAACACCACTCTATGGCTGACCCATTAGATGTTCCAAAGTATAGAAATGCCCCACACGCTGCTTATCTTATTGTCAAGGAAGAAGGTTTCAGTACCTTGTACAGAGGTGTTTCGTTGACTGCTGCTAGACAAGCTACCAACCAAGGTGTTAATTTCACTGTTTACTCGAAGATTAAGGAATACTTGCAAGGTTACCACAATACCGAAGTTTTGCCAGCATGGGAAACTTCGTGTATTGGTTTGATTTCTGGTGCTTTAGGTCCTTTATCCAATGCTCCTTTGGATACCATTAAGACCAGATTGCAAAAGACCACTTACGCTTCGAATGAATCAGGTTTGGTTAGAATCGTTAAAATCGCtaatcaattgatcaagGAAGAAGGTATTCATGCCTTATACAAGGGTATCACCCCTAGAATTATGAGAGTTGCCCCAGGTCAAGCTGTTACATTTACTGTTTACGAATACATGAAGCGTGTTTTAGCAGGCGAAACCCAAATTCCTGTTCCTGGCGTAAGCTCTAAAAAGATCGATTAG
- a CDS encoding DEHA2G19624p (no similarity) — protein MSLVSIAKRAIGTCYHTLVHRVSDAKLCIAMKTSAPSVDELVYNNTNRNPTPFTLDRTNSPYLYMVYNHRKSTQPKQHYTIEDTKLPERSKMYHCDCNSGIDDYLNHVSFETDSTVALHLLHNKALQKLANQLPVIKRTTTTRIHRIDSLLVDLCLVSKMITRELKSQYVSYLHTSISTYDDY, from the coding sequence ATGTCCCTCGtatcaattgcaaaaagaGCAATTGGAACATGCTATCATACACTCGTCCATAGGGTATCCGATGCTAAACTATGTATTGCAATGAAAACCCTGGCTCCTAGCGTCGATGAGTTAGTCTATAATAACACTAATCGCAATCCAACCCCATTCACCCTAGATAGAACTAACTCACCCTACCTATATATGGTCTATAACCATCGAAAATCTACTCAACCGAAACAGCACTACACAATTGAAGATACGAAACTCCCTGAGCGTTCTAAGATGTACCACTGTGATTGCAACAGTGGTATTGACGATTATCTCAACCACGTTCTGTTTGAAACAGACTCGACAGTTGCCCTCCATCTATTGCACAACAAAGCCCTTCAGAAACTTGCTAACCAACTACCTGTCATAAAACGTACTACTACTACAAGGATCCATCGCATAGACCTGCTTTTAGTCGATTTGTGTCTTGTCTCGAAGATGATAACCAGAGAATTGAAGCTGCAGTATGTATCCTATCTACACACCTCGATTTCTACATACGATGATTACTAA
- a CDS encoding DEHA2G19602p (similar to CA0782|IPF16253 Candida albicans IPF16253) has product MSTVIVSNVPQSISNEKLHEFFSFCGKVKSINLIEKTEKTGKYEVQFESEKALHTALLLNEAELDSVPIQVEKSETPPDYAAVGNQNASFGGDNKIQSSVLASGDNKDADASTVTGDSEYDDISQEEKPKYAIMAQLLASGYTLSDNLIQKGIDVDKEKGYTSKFKSFLTSLDEKYIHSNKPDSAAGKGISKAQSTFGDLAKSFNESGYQKKWNQYLEKASNHPYGVKVHDFYKNLAEDAKEVHLEAKRLSELKKERELEQNVENAASTANAGAAINTVNE; this is encoded by the coding sequence ATGTCAACAGTAATTGTATCAAACGTTCCacaatcaatttcaaatgaaaaactCCACGAATTCTTCTCATTCTGTGGAAAAGTGAAGTCAAtcaatttgattgaaaaaaCGGAAAAAACTGGAAAATATGAAGTTCAATTCGAACTGGAAAAGGCATTGCATACcgcattattattaaatgaagCAGAATTGGATTCTGTTCCAATTCAGGTTGAAAAGTCAGAAACTCCTCCTGATTATGCTGCGGTTGGTAACCAAAATGCATCCTTTGGGGGTGATAATAAGATTCAGAGCTCGGTTTTAGCTTCAGGGGATAATAAGGATGCAGATGCATCTACCGTGACGGGAGATAGCGAATACGATGATATTTCCCAAGAAGAGAAGCCTAAATATGCTATAATGGCTCAATTATTGGCTTCCGGTTATACTTTGTCTGATAATTTGATACAAAAGGGAATTGATGTTGATAAGGAAAAGGGATACACTTCTAAGTTCAAGTCATTTTTGACTTCGTTAGATGAAAAATACATACACTCTAATAAGCCAGATTCGGCTGCAGGCAAGGGAATTTCCAAGGCTCAATCTACATTTGGTGACTTAGCGAAATCCTTCAATGAATCTGGGTACCAAAAGAAATGGAATCAATATTTAGAAAAAGCTTCTAATCATCCTTATGGTGTGAAGGTGCATGATTTCTACAAAAATTTGGCTGAAGATGCCAAAGAAGTACATCTTGAAGCCAAGAGATTAAGtgaattgaagaaggagAGAGAACTAGAACAAAATGTTGAAAACGCGGCATCAACTGCCAATGCAGGAGCTGCCATTAACACTGTTAATGAGTAG
- a CDS encoding DEHA2G19690p (weakly similar to uniprot|P35127 Saccharomyces cerevisiae YJR099W YUH1 Ubiquitin C-terminal hydrolase that cleaves ubiquitin-protein fusions to generate monomeric ubiquitin): MSESGWNTIDSDAGVFTELVDKLQIKNVQFDDLYSIDSDSLKSSSPLYGVIFLFKYGQVDRDYAADNNKPIDGTYDEDYQQKGIFFANQTIQNACATQAVLNVLLNKSEIEIGEELTNFKGFVEGFDSEICGETISNSELIRSVHNSFSSPSLMVDEDKQKPKPKYDDKNDGLFHFVGYLNINDQIYELDGLKTYPIKHGECKSNEEFCQKLPEILMRRISKYGDELRFSLLAISNDKLRQYQEIGDVAMMHSEMMKRETWKRENELRRHDFVGLMVELLKNIGKDLSDDEYEDIIKQARHKGQLKLLQNFTQNHVANN, from the exons atgtCAGAAAGTGGTTGGAATACAATAGATTCCGATGCA GGGGTTTTCACAGAACTAGTTGATAAGTTGCAGATCAAGAATGTTCAATTCGATGATTTATACTCTATAGATTCCGattcattgaaaagttCCAGTCCTTTGTATGGGGTTATCTTTTTGTTTAAGTATGGGCAGGTTGATAGAGACTATGCGGCCGATAACAATAAGCCAATAGATGGAACATACGATGAAGATTACCAACAGAAAGGGATTTTTTTCGCTAATCAAACTATTCAGAACGCATGTGCTACACAAGCAGTGTTGAACGTGTTGTTGAACAAGTCAGAGATCGAAATAGGAGAGGAGCTTACAAACTTTAAGGGTTTCGTGGAAGGTTTTGATAGCGAGATCTGTGGCGAAACCATTTCTAACAGTGAACTTATCAGATCTGTTCACAACTCTTTTTCATCGCCATCGCTTATGGTTGATGAGGATAAGCAAAAACCAAAGCCCAAGTATGATGACAAAAATGATGGGTTGTTCCACTTTGTTGGATACTTGAATATCAACGACCAAATATACGAATTGGATGGTTTAAAAACGTATCCAATAAAGCATGGTGAGTGCAAGTCAAACGAGGAGTTTTGTCAAAAATTACCGGAGATCTTAATGAGACGTATAAGTAAATATGGTGATGAGTTACGTTTTTCGTTGTTGGCAATTTCGAACGACAAATTGCGTCAATATCAAGAAATCGGCGATGTTGCCATGATGCATTCCgaaatgatgaaaagaGAAACATGGAAAAGAGAAAACGAGTTAAGAAGACATGATTTTGTTGGATTAATGgtagaattattaaaaaatataGGCAAGGATTTATCTGACGATGAATATGAAGATATAATAAAGCAAGCTAGACATAAAGGCCAACTAAAATTACTACAAAACTTTACTCAAAACCATGTTGCTAATAATTGa